cataattctttttttttattattctttcaaaattctttttggaAATGTTTAAGCCATTGGCTCTTCCTCTTTTTGAAGGATTTTAAACTATCTATTTCCATCTTGAATGTATTATCACTAACTTTAGAGCCATCTGCaaccattttttcctttttggcaaCCTTCTTACCCTCTCCATCATGTGCATTCACTTTCATAGGAGAAGCACAAGGTAGAGATTCCAACATGGAGATAGGGCTAGAAGTGAGCACTACTTCATTGATCGGACCTAGTTTGGTAGGAATTTTCtcaccttcttctttttcctattgTTTAGTCTCTTGATTCAAACTGTTCTCATTAACAACTCCATCTTTGGGGTTGCCACTAAAAGGGATGGTACCTAGCTAATACTTTATTAACAAAAGCATTACTTGCTCGTGAGGTTATCCCCATTCTTTCCCTTAGATGAGCTCTCTTGGACAGAGTTTTATCCCACTCTACCAGGGTTAGAACCAGTCCTTAAATCTAAAACCTCTCTATTAAGAGTCATGATCATTCAATTTGATTAGTCTTCCTTGTTGTAATTAATTAGCTAGAAGTTGTAGAATTTAGTCTACAAATGCCATTACCATATATATAACCACTCAGTAATTAGTTAGAATCCCATTTGATCATAGCTCTGTAGTTAAACCTCTTTGAACAACCTTCAGAATCAAGAATAAATACAGATCAGTTCAGATTTTGGCGTGGGTTTTCCCTTCTTCTACCTATCAGTACTTTTCTAACATCACAACGTAAGAATTTTCAAACTGCAAATCTGATATCAAATGTTTTATGATACATCATGGAAAGCGAGATTCAACATGTAAAGagattattaaaattgaatctCCTTcgaagaacaagaagaaaatatattacCCAGCTAGATTCTGAATGCATTCGCCCACCAAAAAGacttcttttcttatttggcCTCAAGTGGTGTCCTTGGGATCGCTAGGCTTATCCGTGGGATCGCTAGGCTTATCCGTGGGATCGCTAGGCTTCTCCATGGGATCGCTAGTCTTCTCCGTGGGATCGCTAGGCTTCTCCTTGGGATCGCTAGGCTTCTCCGTGGGATCGCTAGGCTTCTCCTTGGGATCTCTAGGCTTCTCCGTGGGATCGCTAGGCTTCTCCTTGGGATCTCTAGGCTTCTCCGTGGGATCGCTAGGCTTCTCCTTGGGATCGCTAGGCTTCTCCGTGGGATCGCTAGGCTTCTCCGTGGGGTTGCTATCGCGcccttttttttcaaattccatcAAGTAGTGGTCGTAAGTGGGAAGAGCTGGATcatgataaaagaaaatcatatccTCGGGCTCCAATTTAAATTTCTTCACATATCTCTCCCAGTTCAACCCAAGCATGTAGGAGCTGGTCCGCTCTGAGAAATAAGCCTCCATCGGCCAGACCTGTCTCTTGTGGTCCATAAATGCTACTTTTATGTCTTCATATATTCCATCATGTTCCTGAGGTTCAGGGAGAAATTTTCTACCATATAATATTGGAATCATGAGCTCGCCCCTGGAGATATCGCCTTGGGTTAAGCTCTTCTTGTAGCGGAGGATTCTCTTGTTATAGACAATTGAAGTGCTTGCTGATGCTCCTGAGTGAGATGGACTGCCAGCTGGGGCGGTGTCGTCCTGGTTTCTGTAAATGAAAAggttcaaaaaaaaattaatttttcagtGTTATTAGAAGTCCCTAGCCAACATATATGGCTATTGAAAGATCAACAACAACAAAGTGACCTCTTTGGGAATGTATGAAAATCAACAACAAAgttcaaaaattctaaaattattgatcAGCATGAAATATGATTACACAAGATCACTGAAATTCCACTGTTTGGTTATTGAAAGATCAAATTCTTTATCATCAATTAATTCACCCAACAAAAAACATCAGAAGGATTCAAgacttccttttccttttcatttcccTTGTTTTTCTGTCATCCAAAGAGAGGGTGGTCCAAGAAAACCCTTTCTAGAAAAATCAGCTGTAACAAGAATTCTATTTCTTTGAGAGGCATCAATTCTGCTCCTGTGTTTGGCTGATGGGAAAAAGGAATAAAAGCACAATTGAGAGACAATGGTTTATCTCTACTCAATCCACATATAAAGATGtgtttctttggtttctttttcCTCCCCAGCATTTACACGAGGAAGAGCTAAAGATATTCTACAGAACTTCAAGAGATAATCTTGAGGAAAACGCTAAACCCTGCAGACTAAGTAAATTAACCTATTCCTAtatttggttgatgagaaaaacgaaaggaaaaaaatgaaacaacaaagaaagaggTCAAAATTAATGTGGCATAATTCTTGATTTCCACCATTTCTTGGCAACCAAGAAGAGGTTAAACGAGGGATAAAGCGCTAAAAATATTCATGAAAGAAAATTCTGAATTTCTGTTTCTTGTAAAGATCACCTGGGAGTATTCTCCGTTGATGGGCTCAAGTTATCAGCTACTACACTTTCTCCTGGAACACTAGCACCCTCTTCTGAGCCATCTCCATGTCCAACATTAGAGTAGAACAACGCTGGAACAGTAGCACCCCTTCTGAGCCATCTCCTTGTTTAACACTAGATTCCGGCCCTTGAACACTAGCACCCTCTTTTGAGCGAACTTCTTGAGTAGCACTAGATCCCCACTCGCATGATGTAGATTCCCACCCGCTTGATCTAGATTCCCATTCCCACCCGCTTGATGAAGGTATATCAAACTTTATCTTCTTGTTCGCCTCTTCATCTGGGGAACTTGTACTGTCCAGTTTCTCagacatttttcttgatttgagaGAGATTATCAACTTCAAACTAGTCTATACTGGGGATTGTTTTTTCTTCCAAGTCTATGTTGTAGAGATAACTGTTTCCATAACCAACTTACCGGCCATTAGGGTTGACCACTTGGGAATATACTTGCATGCTATACAAGTACTTTACTGCCGCATTTTAATGCTTTATTTGCATATTTGTTTTGTAAACCGGTTtgaaaaataaacttcaaaatgtatgatatttttcttcatatttttgcaTGGTAAAGTGTAGCATGACCACGTTTTATTTGGGTTCATGCACACACGGTTTTTACTGGTTTTTAAATACTTATCATCATTCTACATacataaattatgaaattttgagaaaataagatgaaaattttttaaaaactttattaatttttctatttattaaaatagaacaaggagttaaaattacaaatatactTTCCAATCATTTTTGCtttataagtttatatttatgtatctaccactaaaaaaattatatgaatgtatgatatttttcttcatatttttgcaTGGTAAAGTGTAGCATGACCACGTTTTATTTGGGTTCATGCACACACggtttttaatggtttttaaatACTTATCATCATTCTACATacataaattatgaaattttgagaaaataagatgaaaattttttaaaaactttattaatttttctatttattaaaatagaacaaggagttaaaattacaaatatactTTCCAATCATTTTTGCtttataagtttatatttatgtatctaccactaaaaaaattatatgaattttaGTGGGTTGAGGTTGGGTATGATCGTGTTGCAATTGTGTCAATTTGTACAACTCATTCAACAAACAAATTGTGTTTGGGTTTATTAATCAACCTATTTGACCCATTTACTTATTCTTGTCAAacttacctatttatttaatcataacaaGTTACATATTTATTCTATCATGTTAAAATGATCTATTTGCTTAATTGTGTCAAAATATGGCTTGTTTATATCCTAACTCTTTAGGACCCATTTGACcagtataaatttttaatttaatgtatttaaaaattaaaaatattttttaaaattataaaaaccatataattaaaaattatataattacgtaataatttatatgctacattataaagttaaaaaatattttataattaaaaatttaaaaataaataataataaaaagtgtacagttaaatttttatgtaatttttatattatgagcatattacaattaaaattatataattaaattaattaagactttaaaaaaaataaaagttaaaagttaaagcaattaaaacatgaaaataatacatttataaatttaaaaataaaataagttaaacgaGTTAGAATCATGTTAACGGCTTAAAAGGTTTAGAATCATGTAAATAGGTTAAGATCATGTTAACAAGTTTAATGAGTTATAATCGTATTAGCAAGTTACTTGTGtcaatttatatataagttaacttaatccatttatttaatagattaaataaGTGTTGTTACCATGTAATGAACGAATCACATTtacaatatcatatttttaagcATTCTACACCAACAGGAATTGATATAGGAATATCCAGATCGCAAATATGGTATTATATATTCTTCATATCTATGGTATCTATTTTGCTTTTTGAATGCCTAGTATTGATTGTATGATAGATTTAAAGAGCTTAAGATAAACTTTACCTTGTACGAGCTACAAACATCTATTGAAACTGAAAATAGAAGCAAGTTCACACTTACCATGAGGCTCttcaattttgaatttcttataTGACAAAGGAAATAGTGGGCCTAGCTACCTGGATGTTTATAGGCGATCAATGTATTGTTTGAATGTCTTTTATTGACATTCAACCTCCTTAATTAATAGTAAACAAGTCCTTAAtaattcaaatacaaaattagCATAAGTGGGAACTTGGAGTATAGCATCTAGCAAAGGAACATTCACCTTAATTGCCTTAATTTTGTCTCTATCTCATTTAGCTTTTTATCTAAGCTCTTATCTTCCTTTATTATTAACCTTGTCCTGATTTTCATCACCTACCTTAATCTCTTAGCCCTCCTAGTGTTCGAACCTTCATCTCTAGCCTTTCCACAACCTTTCCATTTTAAGAGTAACAATTAGTTAGAGGGTGtttggttaattaatttaatgatttaatttaaatgattattaaatagattaaatatatttggtaaaataacttaatatcataacttaaagtaaaaaaataataataataactttaaatattaagttaaaatagttaatttatttttaatttacctcatttattcatatttagtaaaaatatattttataatcatgACTTTAATTACATTCATATATCATCTTTTCTTTGTAgctatcttatatatttataatactttaaatatagatgtttaacaaataaatttattatttaattatatattagtaaaagtataatattagtaaaaattaatgaggataaatatatcaatttgatgctttagaataaattttaagttacaTTTCCCAAAAAACCTTAATACTTAccgtaaaaattaagtaataagtttgaagtcaacaacttaaagaataatttaacttaaaagttaaattaaatcattaaataacaaCTATTATATTATACCAAACATcctggtgtttgtttttttttacttaattctaaatagaaccttaaacTAACCAgtgtttaataatgttaagtattaagttattagtttttgtaatattttatttttactaagcatgaaaaaatgaagaaaaattgaCATGgcactttttctattcaaccaaaaatttataataagttattaaaaaaagtaaaaaaaaaaaaaaaacaacttaaaagtctaaaagcaaattgctttcaacaaaaatctaaaaaatacaaacaccCTCATTTGATTAGTGTTCCTTGCTGTAATTAACTAGTTAGAAGCTGTTAGGATTTAATCCACACATGCCATTTTACCATATATATAACCACTCTCGGAGTGATCAGTTACAAACCCATTAATTAGGTAATAGCTCTGGATTTAAGCCTCTTTCTACAACcttaagaaacaagaaaaatacaGATTTGATCAGATTTTGGTATGGGCTTTTGGAACTGCAAATCTGATCTTGCATGCTTTATGAATCTAGATGATACATATGGAAAGTGAGACTCTACATTTAAAGAGCTAATTGAAGTTGAGTCTCCTTTGAAGAAGAAATTAACAATATCACCTAACTATGTAGAATCTGATTGCGCATTCTCTTCTTAGATGGCCTCAAGTACTTGTCGTCTTGGGATTGCTGTCTCGGCCccttttttcatattcaatcaAGTAGTGGTTAACAGTGAGAATACTGGGATCCTGATATAAGAAAATCACATCCCCGGCCTCCAATTCgtatttcttcaaatatttgtcCCAGTTCAACCAAAGCATGTAGGAGCTGCTCAGCTCGTCGAACGAAGCCTCCATCTCCCACATTTTTCCCTCATGGTccataattatcattattatggTCTCGTATTTTCCGTCAACTTTCTCTGGTTCAGCGAGAAATTCCTTACAAGATTCTAGTGGAATCACGAGCCTGCAGTAGGAGACATCGTCATGGGTTAAGCTCTTCTTGTAGAGGAGGGTTCTCTGACCCGATCCGGAAGGCTGCTGGTCTTTGCCGCTGCAACTTGCTGATGCTGTTGGCGAGGAAGATGAACTGCCCGTCTTCTTGGTTTGGGATGAAGAATCGGTATCATCCTGGATTCTGTAAATGAAAAAGATTGAAAACGAATATAGCTAGAACATGTACAACTTATATGAAAGAGCATGAAGTAATCACCTCTTTGAGAATGTATGTAAATCAACAACAAAGTtcgaaaattctaaaattatagaTCAGCGTGAAATAAGATTACACAAGATCACAGAAATTCCACTGTTTGGTTATTGaaagatcaaattttttatcattagttCACTCGACAAAAAACATCAGAAGGATTCAAgacttccttttccttttcattccTCTATAGAAAAATCACCTGTAACAAGAATTCCATTTCTTAGAAAGGCATCACACTGCTCTtgtgtttggttgatgagaaaaatTAAGGAACAAAAGCACAACTGACAGACAATGGTTTATCCTCAATCCACGTATAAACATCCTGAGTTTCTTCCGTTTCTTCTCAAGCNNNNNNNNNNNNNNNNNNNNNNNNNNNNNNNNNNNNNNNNNNNNNNNNNNNNNNNNNNNNNNNNNNNNNNNNNNNNNNNNNNNNNNNNNNNNNNNNNNNNGGCATGAGATATAATAacctttattgaaaataaagtagcCTTTAACTTTATATAGAACATGTAGTAGTCTATAATTCGAGATTTTGTGATATGGAATGTAAAAGTCTTTAATGAATTTTCGATTTATGGTATGAAGTGTAGCAGTGTTTAAAGAATTCAGATTTGACAAACCATTTTATAGAATTTTCCCACAAATAGATAATGAGCCTATTTGA
Above is a genomic segment from Vitis riparia cultivar Riparia Gloire de Montpellier isolate 1030 chromosome 7, EGFV_Vit.rip_1.0, whole genome shotgun sequence containing:
- the LOC117918089 gene encoding uncharacterized protein LOC117918089; this encodes MSEKLDSTSSPDEEANKKIKFDIPSSSGWLRRGATVPALFYSNVGHGDGSEEGASVPGESVVADNLSPSTENTPRNQDDTAPAGSPSHSGASASTSIVYNKRILRYKKSLTQGDISRGELMIPILYGRKFLPEPQEHDGIYEDIKVAFMDHKRQVWPMEAYFSERTSSYMLGLNWERYVKKFKLEPEDMIFFYHDPALPTYDHYLMEFEKKGRDSNPTEKPSDPTEKPSDPKEKPSDPTEKPRDPKEKPSDPTEKPRDPKEKPSDPTEKPSDPKEKPSDPTEKTSDPMEKPSDPTDKPSDPTDKPSDPKDTT
- the LOC117918090 gene encoding B3 domain-containing protein At2g36080-like translates to MEFLLQDDTDSSSQTKKTGSSSSSPTASASCSGKDQQPSGSGQRTLLYKKSLTHDDVSYCRLVIPLESCKEFLAEPEKVDGKYETIIMIIMDHEGKMWEMEASFDELSSSYMLWLNWDKYLKKYELEAGDVIFLYQDPSILTVNHYLIEYEKRGRDSNPKTTST